In Leucoraja erinacea ecotype New England chromosome 28, Leri_hhj_1, whole genome shotgun sequence, the following are encoded in one genomic region:
- the ywhae1 gene encoding tyrosine 3-monooxygenase/tryptophan 5-monooxygenase activation protein, epsilon polypeptide 1 translates to MDDREDLVYQAKLAEQAERYDEMVESMKNVAGMDVELTVEERNLLSVAYKNVIGARRASWRIISSIEQKEENKGGEEKLKMIREYRQTVENELKSICNDILDVLDKHLIPAATTGESKVFYYKMKGDYHRYLAEFATGNDRKEAAENSLVAYKAASDIAMTELPPTHPIRLGLALNFSVFYYEILNSPDRACRLAKAAFDDAIAELDTLSEESYKDSTLIMQLLRDNLTLWTSDMQGDGEEPSKDVVQDVDDDNQ, encoded by the exons AAATGGTCGAATCAATGAAGAATGTAGCTGGTATGGATGTGGAGTTGACGGTTGAGGAAAGGAATTTGCTGTCTGTGGCCTACAAAAATGTCATTGGAGCACGGAGAGCATCCTGGAGGATAATCAGCAGTATTGAGCAGAAGGAAGAGAACAAAGGTGGAGAGGAGAAACTAAAAATGATACGTGAATACAGACAGACG GTTGAGAATGAGCTGAAATCAATTTGTAATGACATTCTGGATGTACTGGATAAGCACCTCATTCCTGCTGCCACCACTGGGGAGTCGAAGGTTTTCTACTATAAAAT GAAAGGTGACTACCACAGGTATCTGGCAGAGTTTGCAACAGGCAATGACAGGAAGGAGGCAGCAGAGAACAGCTTGGTTGCATACAAGGCGGCTAGTGATATTGCAATGACAGAACTTCCGCCAACGCACCCCATCCGCTTAGGCCTTGCTTTGAATTTCTCTGTATTCTATTATGAAATTCTCAATTCGCCTGACCGCGCCTGCAG ATTGGCAAAGGCAGCATTTGATGATGCAATTGCAGAACTGGATACCTTGAGTGAAGAAAGCTACAAGGACTCTACACTCATTATGCAGTTGTTACGTGACAACTTGACACTATGGACTTCAGACATGCAGGGAGATG GCGAAGAACCAAGTAAAGATGTGGTGCAAGATGTTGATGATGACAATCAGTGA